In Tenacibaculum sp. 190524A02b, the genomic stretch CCTAAATCTGAGGGAATTTTTCTGCATAGCAGACATGTTTTTGAAGATCCAAACAGAGGGTATTTTATTTTAAACAATACTATAATTAATCCTGAAAAATCTGGTGTTAAGTTTTACTCAAACATTAAACAAAGCGAAGATCCTAGTTTGATAAATACTACGCAAATAGATGTACCTAGTTATTTTGTTAACAATATTATAGTTAATCCAGGTAATACTTACGAAACGGGTAATACTTGGAAAGGCATTTCTGAAAATTATTTTGATTTTAACACTCCTGCAGAACGTGATGCTTTTAAAAAGTATATTACTTCAAACTTACTTTCTAAAAAAATAGACACACTTGGTTTTACTGACTATACTAATCATATTTACACTCCAAATAGCAGTTCTTCTGCTATGGTTGATACAGGTGAAAATTTAGTGAAATTTGGAATTACAAGCGATCTTAAAGAAATCAGTAGACCACAAAATAACGCTTTTGATATTGGAGCTTATGAGCTTAAACAAACTGTAGTTTTAAGTAATAAATCTATCTTAAAAACAACTCCTATAAATAGTCAAAATAACCTATTAAACATTTACCCTAATCCAAGTCAGGAATTTGTTAAAGTAGATTCAAATGAACCTATTCAAAAAGTTTCTTTCTACAATACTAATGGAAATTTATTAGAAGAAATCGAATATCCAAAAAGTAAAATTTCATTAAAAAGATTAAAACAAGGTGTTTACTTTATGAAAATTAATTACAGCGACCGAAGTGAAACACATCAAATCATAAAAAAATAATTCAATTTTATCTTTATGGACTCGCAATCCATTATTTTTTTTACTTCATAATAAAAGAAGGCGTTTAAATTGTTAAACGCCCTCTTATCTTCTTATAAAAGATATTTATTTTTTGAACCTACCTAATTTTTTAGTTTTTCTTTTTTCTTCCTTATCTGTAACTAAAACTCCATCAATGTAAAACTCCCATTCTCCTGCTCTCTTTCCATCTTTATACATTCCTTTTTCTTTTAAGTTTCCTTTTAAATCAAAATACTTTCCTACTCCATTCAACTTTCCTCCAACATAGTTAAGTTCCTCTATTAAAATTCCATCTTCAGTATATATTTTAGAAACTCCATCCTTTTTTCCTTGCTTATAGTATGTTTCTTCGGTAGTTTTCCCATTTCCATAATAATTCTTCAAAACTCCATCTAACTTACCATCTACATAGTTTTCTTCTGAAATTACTTTTCCATTAGGAAAATAATACAACCATTTTCCTACTCTATTTTTCCCTATCATACTCCCTTTACTTTTAAGCTTTCCTAATGAAGTATAGAAAGAAACCAAAGCTTTATCTGAAGTTTCAGAAAACTCTTTAATTATTACAGGTTGAGAAGGCGATGTAATTGAATAAAACTTAAACACTCCTACTTCTTTACCATTTTTAAACTGACCTTGATACCTTATTTCTCCATTTTTATAAAGTTTTTTCCAAACACCAGTTCTTTTACCATTCGCATCAAACTGATTTATCTTCTGAGAATAAACATTCTTGGTAAAAAATATAACACCAATAAGCAGTAATGGTAATATCCTTTTTATATTTATCATTTTGTTGTTTCTTTTACTGTTCAAATTTACATAAACCGTACCAATATGAGTCTTGAATTTACAATTTCTGTTTTAGAAAATATGAACAACCCTACAAAAGTTAATCGTAATCATGCTGCAAATATTGTATTAAACACCCCTGAATTAATAGAATACTTACTTAAAATCACTATGAATGTTGATGATAAGCTATCTATTAAAGCTTCTTGGGTATTGGAATGGATTTGTACTAACCATAGCATTGACTACTTACATCCTTATATGGATTTTTTTGTTCAAAACATTTCTAAAGTTCATTTTGATAGCGCAGTTAGACCTTGTGCTAAAATTTGTGAGCATTTAGCTGTTGCCTATACTTCTAAAAAAGAAAATGAAACTAAAATAGTATTAACCCAAGAACATATTGATTTAATTATTGAAACTGGTTTTGATTGGTTAATCACAGATCAAAAAATTGCTGTACGAGCTTACACAATGAATACGCTGTATCTTTTTGGTTTACATAAAGATTGGGTACATGCCGAATTAAAACATTTAGTCAGTACCAAAATTATACATGAAAGTAAGGGTTGTGAAGCGCGTGGCAAAAAAATTCTTGGGTTAATTACTAATAATTCATTAAGTTAGTTAGAACCTATATCCTAAGGATATTTGAACATTTGAATTCTTTAGAGAAAAAGACTCCCTAAAACTTTCATTAAACTTAGTTAACCCTAAATTATATCTTCCTTGTATAAATATATTTTTATTTATGTCATAAGAAGCGCCAAAGTTTAATCCAAAATTAAGTTTACTAAACTCCCCCAATATACTTCTTGAGCTATTTTTCTCAAAATCATACCCCCCAAACTGCTGAACTTTTTCTCCTTCAACGTATAAATCTTCGTCTACTCTAGCAGCCAATGTATATTGTAACTGAGGTCCAAACTCTAAATTAAATTTTTTAAAAATATTGTACTTTAACATTATTGGTAATTCTAAAAAGGAATACTTCTCTACTCCTTTTAAATGACCTGTCGTAAAGTCACCTGCTGACGACATTAATTGTAAGCTTTTAGTATTATTTCCTCTCAGTCTGGAATAAATCAATTCGGGTTGTAAGGAAAATTTTTCACTTAAGGGAATTTCTACAAAAAAACCAGCTTGAAAACCTACTTTACCGCCACTTATGTATCCTGGTGAAAAACCAGTAAAGCTCGTATGTTTTTGTGAAAAATTAGAAGAATTAATTCCTCCTTTTATTCCATATTTAATTTCTTGAGAAAAAATGTAGTTAACTGATAATACTGCGCATAGCAATAAAACTTTTTTCATGATTCTAAATTTTTAAATGTTATTAAATTTTCTACTGCGAAACTATTGTTGACAAACTGAAATAAGAAAAATAAAATCACAAAGTGATGTTAACAAGCACGTTAAACATTTCTAAACAAAAATTATGTTAAAAACTCATTAGGAAAGTTAAATAATTCATTCAGAAAGTTTTCAATTTATAGTCAACGCTACTATGGTACTTTAGAAGTGTATTAACCAATTAAACTAAAATATTATGACTAAAAACATTTTAAAAGTAAATGGTGTGACAACTTTAAAAAATACTGACCTAAAAAAAGTAAAAGGAGGAACTGGTCCATCTGAACCTGCTTTCCCTTATACTTGTTGGGATAATGCTGGTACTTTTCAATCTTCTTTTGATATTTCAGGTGGAGAAGTTACTTGTGTTCGTAATTCTATAAGTACTATTCCTGTTATTAGTCCAAAAACTAGGTAACGAAAACATTTAATAAAGGTTGAACTTTTCTGACATAATCTTTATAACCAAAAAGCGAGTCTAAAAAAACTCGCTTTTTAATTATAATTTATGCTTTCAGTAAAAAACTGAATCAATATCCTACAAGTTTGTAGGCTTTCTATATCCTTGGAATGGCTGCTTTAACAGCTCTATTAAATCAGAATTCTTTTTTTCATCAGGAAAAGTATCAACTCCATATACTATTTCATCTCTATCTAATTCCATATAAGTTCCTAGCAGTCGATCCCATATAGAAAATATATTCCCATAATTACTATCTGTATAAGGTAATAAATTATGGTGGTGAACTTTATGCATATCTGGCGATACTAGTATGTAGCTTAAAAATTTATCTAATTTTCTAGGCATTTTTATATTAGCATGTGTTAATTGAGTAAATATAACAGACATAGATTGATACATCATAATAATTGCTATAGGTGCTCCAATAACAAATACGCCTAGTAATGTAAATATAAAGCGAATTACACTCTCAATTGGATGATGTCTATTTGCAGTCGTAGTATCTACTTTATGATCTGAATGATGCACTAAATGAACCATCCACAATGGTTTTACTTTATGTTCTACCAAATGCGCTAAATAAGCGCCAAAAAAATCTAAAAACAATACTCCTAAAATTACATATAACCACAATGGCATTTCAGGCAACCAGTTTAACAGTCCAAATTTATTAGCCACTGTCCAATCTGATGTTTTTAATAAAAAAAACGCCAATACAAAATTAATTATGATAGTTGTTAATGTGAAGAATAGATTTGGAAAAGCATGTTTCCATTTGTTGTACTTAAAATTAAATAAAGGTACCGCACTCTCTAACAGCCAAAAAAAAGTAATTCCGCCAACAAGAATTAAACTTCTATGACTTGAAGGAATTGTTTCAAAATAATGTACTAAGGTTTCCAATATGAGATAATTTTCACTAAAAATACAAAATTATCGCTACTAAAAAACAAGAATATTACTACATCTCTAAAAACTAACTACTTCTATTACTAAATATACAATCTAAGCACAACGTATTGAATATTAGTAAATATTAAATTTTATTGAGGCAACCTCTTTTTTAACTCCTCAACTATTCTATAAGTTGCAGGGCATACTTCTGTGTTTTTAATAGTTAGGTTAGCTAACTGAATAAACTTTTTTCTATTAGTATGTGGATATTCAGCACATGCTTTGGGGCGAACATCGTA encodes the following:
- a CDS encoding toxin-antitoxin system YwqK family antitoxin; its protein translation is MINIKRILPLLLIGVIFFTKNVYSQKINQFDANGKRTGVWKKLYKNGEIRYQGQFKNGKEVGVFKFYSITSPSQPVIIKEFSETSDKALVSFYTSLGKLKSKGSMIGKNRVGKWLYYFPNGKVISEENYVDGKLDGVLKNYYGNGKTTEETYYKQGKKDGVSKIYTEDGILIEELNYVGGKLNGVGKYFDLKGNLKEKGMYKDGKRAGEWEFYIDGVLVTDKEEKRKTKKLGRFKK
- a CDS encoding adenylosuccinate lyase, which codes for MSLEFTISVLENMNNPTKVNRNHAANIVLNTPELIEYLLKITMNVDDKLSIKASWVLEWICTNHSIDYLHPYMDFFVQNISKVHFDSAVRPCAKICEHLAVAYTSKKENETKIVLTQEHIDLIIETGFDWLITDQKIAVRAYTMNTLYLFGLHKDWVHAELKHLVSTKIIHESKGCEARGKKILGLITNNSLS
- a CDS encoding porin family protein produces the protein MKKVLLLCAVLSVNYIFSQEIKYGIKGGINSSNFSQKHTSFTGFSPGYISGGKVGFQAGFFVEIPLSEKFSLQPELIYSRLRGNNTKSLQLMSSAGDFTTGHLKGVEKYSFLELPIMLKYNIFKKFNLEFGPQLQYTLAARVDEDLYVEGEKVQQFGGYDFEKNSSRSILGEFSKLNFGLNFGASYDINKNIFIQGRYNLGLTKFNESFRESFSLKNSNVQISLGYRF
- a CDS encoding sterol desaturase family protein — its product is METLVHYFETIPSSHRSLILVGGITFFWLLESAVPLFNFKYNKWKHAFPNLFFTLTTIIINFVLAFFLLKTSDWTVANKFGLLNWLPEMPLWLYVILGVLFLDFFGAYLAHLVEHKVKPLWMVHLVHHSDHKVDTTTANRHHPIESVIRFIFTLLGVFVIGAPIAIIMMYQSMSVIFTQLTHANIKMPRKLDKFLSYILVSPDMHKVHHHNLLPYTDSNYGNIFSIWDRLLGTYMELDRDEIVYGVDTFPDEKKNSDLIELLKQPFQGYRKPTNL